One part of the Candidatus Eisenbacteria bacterium genome encodes these proteins:
- a CDS encoding DegT/DnrJ/EryC1/StrS aminotransferase family protein, protein MSALRQPIRPAGLPEGLEDHLEVVALTRPVPFRTAAQALSRTLGLGPGARVALPVWGCTQAAEALRRGGCDVVPLDVDPDTGRLDVSSVAREGRGFEALWCADVDGLPPDGPQLAALARRRDAVVVEEVRESLGAMAQGFLPGAHADAVLLHGPDRAARIASADAGTVEEAGRKLPPPSVEVGAPADPALEEFLAALPARVAGQRRLAALWESAWGPLDGVRLPEYARGTRGTWPRYTVRVLFGSTAYPNAAWARQLHARGVRVARPQLRLALGLDPDDPHVRRSFPGAVEYLRRALSFPCEAAVTLEEAERTVYALDELARREAAGHERRPDGGRDAG, encoded by the coding sequence GTGAGCGCGCTGCGCCAGCCGATCCGCCCCGCGGGGCTGCCCGAGGGACTGGAGGACCACCTGGAGGTGGTCGCGCTGACCCGACCGGTCCCGTTCCGCACCGCCGCGCAGGCGCTGTCGCGCACGCTGGGCCTGGGGCCCGGCGCGCGCGTGGCGCTGCCGGTGTGGGGCTGCACGCAGGCCGCCGAGGCTCTGAGGCGGGGCGGTTGTGACGTGGTCCCGCTGGATGTGGATCCCGACACCGGGCGCCTGGATGTGTCCTCGGTGGCCCGCGAAGGCCGGGGCTTCGAGGCCCTGTGGTGCGCCGACGTGGACGGCCTGCCGCCGGACGGACCGCAACTGGCCGCCCTGGCCCGGCGCCGTGACGCGGTGGTGGTCGAGGAGGTGCGCGAGTCGCTGGGGGCGATGGCCCAGGGCTTCCTTCCGGGGGCCCACGCCGACGCGGTGCTGCTGCACGGTCCCGACCGCGCGGCGCGCATCGCCTCGGCCGACGCGGGCACGGTGGAGGAGGCGGGTCGCAAGCTGCCCCCGCCCTCCGTTGAGGTGGGGGCGCCGGCCGATCCGGCGCTGGAGGAATTCCTGGCGGCCCTTCCCGCGCGCGTCGCGGGGCAGCGCCGCCTGGCCGCGCTCTGGGAATCCGCCTGGGGCCCGCTGGATGGCGTCCGCCTGCCCGAGTACGCGCGCGGCACCCGCGGCACGTGGCCGCGCTACACGGTGCGGGTGCTGTTCGGCTCGACGGCCTATCCCAACGCGGCATGGGCGCGCCAGCTGCACGCGCGCGGCGTGCGCGTGGCGCGGCCGCAGCTGCGGCTGGCCCTGGGGCTGGACCCCGACGATCCTCACGTGCGGCGGAGCTTTCCCGGCGCGGTGGAGTACCTGCGGCGCGCGCTGAGCTTCCCGTGCGAGGCCGCGGTGACGCTGGAAGAGGCGGAGCGCACGGTGTACGCGCTGGACGAGCTGGCCCGCCGCGAGGCGGCCGGCCACGAAAGGCGACCGGACGGAGGCCGAGATGCTGGGTGA
- a CDS encoding glycosyltransferase family 2 protein has product MPVERGIEPRLTSILVPVWNQLPLLRLALESIGRHTRQPHEIVIVDNGSRADVREDLAGRDVRLIVNPGNRGFAAAVNQLVDASRGGTLVLLNSDVQVTPGWLEELHEALALPGAGLAGPLTNNCSGAQCVPVDYARSGGPDGVARTLAATRFGAVREVERLVGFCLAFTRETADAVGEWDERFGIGNFEDDDYCLRTRLLGLKCLVVESCFVHHEGSATFRAEGVDYMALIERNRALFQQKWRNPELALLPSLLRRLETAQRAA; this is encoded by the coding sequence TTGCCGGTTGAACGCGGAATCGAACCCCGGCTCACGTCCATCCTGGTGCCGGTATGGAACCAGCTGCCGCTGCTGCGGCTGGCTCTCGAGAGCATCGGCCGCCACACCCGGCAGCCCCACGAGATCGTGATCGTGGACAACGGCTCCCGCGCGGACGTGCGCGAGGACCTCGCCGGCCGCGACGTGCGCCTGATCGTGAATCCCGGGAACCGCGGCTTCGCGGCTGCCGTCAACCAGCTGGTGGACGCTTCCCGCGGCGGGACGCTGGTGCTGCTCAACAGCGACGTGCAGGTCACTCCGGGCTGGCTGGAGGAGCTGCACGAGGCGCTGGCGTTGCCCGGCGCGGGGCTGGCGGGCCCGCTCACCAACAACTGCTCCGGTGCGCAGTGCGTCCCGGTGGACTACGCGCGCAGCGGCGGGCCCGACGGCGTGGCCCGCACCCTGGCCGCCACGCGCTTCGGCGCGGTGCGCGAGGTGGAGCGATTGGTGGGTTTCTGCCTCGCCTTCACCCGGGAGACGGCCGACGCCGTGGGCGAATGGGACGAGCGCTTCGGGATCGGCAACTTCGAGGACGACGACTACTGCCTGAGGACCCGCCTGCTGGGCCTGAAGTGCCTGGTGGTGGAAAGCTGCTTCGTGCACCACGAGGGCAGCGCCACATTCCGCGCCGAGGGCGTGGACTACATGGCGTTGATCGAACGCAACCGCGCCCTGTTCCAGCAGAAATGGCGCAACCCGGAGCTGGCGCTGCTGCCCAGCCTGCTCCGGCGGCTGGAGACGGCGCAGCGGGCGGCGTAG
- a CDS encoding tetratricopeptide repeat protein codes for MPEVRLSLCMIVKNEEVHMRECLAMASEFVDEMIVVDTGSTDRTAQIARDAGARVSGFAWTGDFAAARNASLAQATGDWVLYLDADERIDFFNGARLRRFLENADEYLPAMCLRIESEARHRHSGVWLSHYYPRVFRRLPGVRFEGALHEQVIGPDGPLAAAAQRVPVVIRHLGYADPQREPARRARNLAIVEEEARLRSDDPMVQRNLANALMAMGEYERARGLFRRLLEAPLPAEFLQQAHWNLCICALETGRNAEALEAIGEDDRTQCGMLLRAEAARRSGDPTRAAEILTSLLESPPPPSDAVMDFHAEPVHVRVQLALCERIRGYPARARAHLEAALRLQPNSAEALLELASLDEVAGELESARAHLEKATRLTPHLPEGHLALARVLMGLGRPHEARAALASGAAHVPGNAELLRLQETMDEDELVSGSRVTGADLSVCMIVRDARPSLERALASVRGVADEIVVVDTGSVDGTPDLARAMGAAVITTTWDDDFSAPRNLALSHARGPWVLVLDADEELDPDSVDELRALLRGGRWDAAEVVIANRMRDGEAVSGVSHHYCRVFRKLPGVAFEGRVHEQVLPSLVRGGARLARSNIRILHAGYGLDAQTLRVKQERNLRLLHREIAERPGDRFLLFHLGVTLFALGRNADAVIPLEASLHGRSLPPEALSLAHVKLAQIALAEGNRETARSHLDEAEAARPNSALVTYLRAGIEFMGRDYQVAAELLGRLLASGQGLACEESLDEGPLRLDHGNCLYYLGRFGEAVREYMRAAELQPESALARYNLGNALYQSGRYGEALQSFDRALSLDPGLQPARHNAWQCTLRIAEQMEREGRDLELAALGVVGAPRELRTRVAAARIRAHLPGEALELLEELFREDSGDPHTEFLRAVALREAGRVAESLKVFERLTPQHASDAQLLSQYALALLAAGREDEAAGAYERALAADPSLAGRAAA; via the coding sequence GTGCCCGAGGTCCGGCTTTCGCTGTGCATGATCGTCAAGAACGAGGAGGTCCACATGCGCGAGTGCCTCGCGATGGCCTCCGAGTTCGTGGACGAGATGATCGTCGTGGACACCGGCTCCACCGACCGCACCGCGCAGATCGCGAGGGACGCCGGCGCGCGGGTGTCCGGGTTCGCGTGGACCGGCGATTTCGCCGCCGCACGGAACGCGTCGCTGGCGCAGGCGACCGGGGACTGGGTGCTGTACCTGGACGCCGACGAGCGCATCGACTTCTTCAACGGCGCGCGGCTGCGCCGGTTCCTGGAAAATGCCGATGAGTACCTCCCGGCGATGTGCCTGCGGATCGAGAGCGAGGCCCGGCACCGCCATTCCGGAGTGTGGCTGTCCCACTACTATCCCCGCGTCTTCCGCCGCCTCCCGGGAGTGCGCTTCGAGGGAGCGCTCCACGAGCAGGTGATCGGGCCGGACGGGCCCCTGGCGGCGGCGGCCCAGCGCGTCCCGGTGGTGATCCGCCACCTCGGTTACGCCGACCCGCAGCGCGAGCCGGCCCGCCGCGCGCGGAACCTGGCCATCGTGGAGGAGGAGGCGCGGCTGCGCTCCGACGATCCCATGGTGCAACGCAACCTCGCCAACGCGCTGATGGCAATGGGCGAGTACGAGCGCGCCCGGGGCCTGTTCCGCAGGCTGCTCGAGGCGCCGCTGCCAGCGGAGTTCCTGCAGCAGGCGCACTGGAACCTGTGCATCTGCGCCCTGGAGACGGGGCGAAACGCCGAGGCCCTGGAGGCGATCGGCGAGGACGACCGGACGCAGTGCGGGATGTTGCTGCGGGCGGAGGCCGCCCGCCGCTCGGGCGACCCCACCCGCGCGGCGGAAATCCTGACCTCGCTGCTGGAATCCCCGCCCCCGCCCAGCGACGCGGTGATGGACTTCCACGCCGAGCCGGTGCACGTGCGCGTGCAGCTGGCCCTGTGCGAGCGGATCCGCGGCTACCCGGCGCGCGCCCGCGCCCACCTGGAGGCGGCGCTGCGCCTGCAGCCCAACTCCGCGGAGGCGCTGCTGGAGTTGGCGTCGCTGGATGAGGTGGCCGGGGAGCTGGAGAGCGCCCGGGCCCACCTGGAGAAGGCCACCCGGCTCACACCGCACCTGCCCGAAGGGCACCTGGCCCTGGCCCGCGTGCTGATGGGGCTGGGCCGGCCCCACGAGGCGCGCGCCGCGCTGGCGTCGGGCGCGGCCCACGTGCCGGGAAACGCCGAGCTGCTGCGGTTGCAGGAGACCATGGACGAGGATGAGCTGGTCTCCGGCAGCCGCGTCACCGGGGCGGACCTGAGCGTGTGCATGATCGTGCGGGACGCGCGGCCTTCGCTGGAGCGCGCGCTGGCCAGCGTGCGCGGCGTGGCTGATGAGATCGTGGTCGTGGACACCGGCTCGGTGGACGGCACGCCCGACCTGGCCCGCGCGATGGGCGCCGCGGTGATCACGACCACCTGGGACGATGACTTCTCCGCGCCGCGCAACCTGGCGCTGTCCCACGCCCGGGGCCCGTGGGTGCTGGTGCTGGATGCGGACGAGGAGCTGGACCCCGATTCCGTGGACGAACTCCGGGCCCTGCTCCGCGGCGGGCGCTGGGACGCGGCCGAGGTGGTGATCGCCAACCGCATGCGCGACGGCGAGGCGGTGAGCGGGGTGTCCCACCATTACTGCCGCGTGTTCCGCAAGCTCCCGGGCGTGGCCTTCGAGGGCCGGGTGCACGAGCAGGTGCTTCCCTCGCTGGTGCGGGGGGGGGCGCGGCTGGCGCGGAGCAACATCCGCATCCTGCACGCGGGTTACGGCCTGGACGCGCAGACGCTGCGCGTCAAGCAGGAGCGCAACCTGAGACTGCTGCACCGGGAGATCGCGGAACGTCCGGGGGACCGGTTCCTGTTGTTCCATCTGGGCGTGACCCTCTTCGCGCTGGGACGCAACGCCGACGCGGTGATCCCGCTGGAGGCCTCGCTGCACGGGCGCTCGCTGCCGCCCGAGGCCCTGTCGCTGGCGCACGTCAAGCTGGCGCAGATCGCGCTCGCGGAGGGCAACCGGGAGACCGCCCGCTCCCACCTGGACGAGGCCGAGGCCGCCCGCCCGAACAGCGCGCTGGTGACCTACCTGCGCGCGGGCATCGAGTTCATGGGGCGCGACTACCAGGTCGCGGCGGAGTTGCTGGGGAGGCTGCTGGCCTCGGGACAGGGCCTGGCATGCGAGGAGAGCCTGGACGAGGGCCCGCTGCGCCTGGACCACGGAAACTGCCTCTACTACCTGGGCCGCTTCGGGGAGGCCGTGCGCGAATACATGCGCGCGGCGGAACTGCAGCCGGAGTCCGCGCTGGCCCGCTACAACCTGGGCAACGCCCTGTACCAGTCGGGACGCTACGGCGAGGCCCTGCAGTCCTTCGACCGCGCCCTGTCGCTGGACCCGGGTCTTCAGCCCGCGCGGCACAACGCGTGGCAGTGCACGCTGCGGATCGCCGAGCAGATGGAACGCGAGGGGCGGGACCTGGAGCTGGCCGCGCTGGGCGTGGTCGGGGCGCCGCGGGAACTGCGCACGCGCGTGGCGGCCGCCCGGATCCGGGCCCACCTGCCCGGCGAGGCGCTGGAATTGCTCGAGGAGCTCTTCCGCGAGGACAGCGGCGACCCGCACACCGAGTTCCTGCGTGCGGTGGCGCTGCGGGAAGCGGGGCGCGTGGCGGAGAGTCTCAAGGTGTTCGAGAGGCTCACGCCCCAGCACGCTTCGGACGCGCAGCTGCTGTCGCAGTACGCCCTGGCGCTGCTGGCCGCGGGGCGCGAGGACGAAGCCGCCGGGGCGTACGAGCGCGCCCTGGCCGCGGATCCCTCGCTGGCCGGGCGGGCAGCCGCCTGA
- a CDS encoding flagellin encodes MASSDISRIRSNIQSLNILQALRGVSRDLAVHQLRLATGKRINEAGDDPAGLTIASKLDIRNRNLNQVMDNLGEAKNLIGVAEGGLEKMKDVLSEMSSKILKAASDSLGTTERQAISAQLTQLTNEINSIASDTSFNGVSLLASAVTFTFQTGEGSQTAFTSGNYSATALAMTQMSGLTSGTVINSSNYSTYLQEVTSALATVNSGLTTVGSLTNRFTVKEDVIAVAITNTEAAYSRIMDADVAHEQMLVVRDQILQQTSTSVLAQANVNSQALLALFR; translated from the coding sequence ATGGCGTCTTCGGACATTTCACGGATCCGGTCCAACATCCAGAGCTTGAACATCCTGCAGGCCCTGCGTGGTGTGAGCCGCGACCTGGCTGTCCACCAGCTGCGCCTGGCGACCGGAAAGCGGATCAACGAGGCCGGTGACGACCCCGCGGGTCTGACCATCGCCAGCAAGCTGGACATCCGGAATCGTAACCTCAACCAGGTGATGGACAACCTGGGTGAGGCGAAGAACCTCATCGGCGTCGCCGAGGGCGGCCTCGAGAAGATGAAGGACGTGCTCTCCGAGATGTCGTCCAAGATCCTGAAGGCGGCCTCGGACTCCCTGGGCACCACCGAGCGGCAGGCGATCTCGGCGCAGCTGACCCAGCTGACGAACGAAATCAACAGCATCGCCAGCGACACCTCGTTCAACGGTGTGTCCCTGCTGGCGAGCGCGGTGACCTTCACCTTCCAGACGGGCGAGGGCAGCCAGACCGCCTTCACGTCGGGCAACTACTCGGCGACCGCGCTGGCGATGACGCAGATGAGCGGCCTCACCTCGGGCACCGTCATCAACAGCAGCAACTACTCCACGTACCTGCAGGAAGTGACCTCCGCGCTGGCCACGGTCAACTCCGGCCTGACCACCGTGGGATCGCTGACCAACCGGTTCACCGTCAAGGAAGACGTGATCGCGGTGGCCATCACCAACACCGAGGCGGCCTACAGCCGAATCATGGACGCCGACGTGGCCCACGAGCAGATGCTGGTGGTCCGCGACCAGATCCTGCAGCAGACGTCCACGTCCGTGCTCGCCCAGGCGAACGTGAACTCGCAGGCGCTGCTGGCCCTGTTCCGCTAG
- a CDS encoding glycosyltransferase: MLGDVVRWAPLTGFLEDAGLDCSSVLELRHGRDGWNGAWDAPHLGLGPVYGARPGRAEITLLGDPARPALREGAVRAVAWTDAGADLAEGELEAILTAAMRVAAELVVVAAPAGLAGRIEWHARSDGRFETRRLPWGSAAVECAAAQADRLPEVRPEVSRALRSQRGAWARLARSTASPDSGRTLVVLTRLEPRVPVLDSLSGLPGSGPAAVAEALAPALLCPACAAAAVCATGRECRPLECTACGAGAAAGLRGFPDLRPSAWRCDPATKRPDATVVIPAYGKSEWTRQCLASLFSVPAGASFEVVVVDNASVEDPREALAEFLPRIRLIRNPVNVGFARACNQGARAAAGCHVLLLNNDTEAHPGWLGPLVEALDQDPTVGIAGSKLLFPDGTIQHAGVTVAGNPDFPQGVTGFHIYQHDPAGAPHVDRPRDFQVVTAACCLVRGELFDALGGFDPAYWNGFEDVDLCFRARAHGFRVVYRPRSVLTHHESMGGPERFSRMSHNAKVLNARWAGRVRPDVHPVHLEDGFLTCWRRRGGGPRTEVLPVGLTSVVLLPGHGVRQAAECAEAVRRHTTLSHEILVAWDPGCGAFPAELARLGARAVGTGSAPGLSRAANASVRAAKGRFVVLLDDRARVTAGWLEGLLGALADRDAAGMAGPLLPVPSGAQAVGEALCSAGPAEAAAQLRALRRMDYADTPGLRPECLALRCEVVERIGELDEALDGQAAVDDFCLRARESGLGLTVARDTYVHVDGGDPEEGAPSAARAFALKWGVTAAEYFLLGHPPVRAVPDLPEAGDPAVRALLRAASEELDAGLVREAVARLEAAHATGDGPAELALLLGIARCACGDFEAGAREFAEAVRRAPRSRRALGHLAHVLRHLGRGEEAAGAFSRLLELDPQDPEALLDTGDCLLSIGRTDMAVQCFHLARKLAPRNEDIHDRLRLLGAAGEEELPLAG, translated from the coding sequence ATGCTGGGTGACGTGGTGCGCTGGGCGCCGCTGACCGGATTCCTGGAGGACGCCGGCCTGGACTGCTCCTCGGTGCTGGAACTGCGGCACGGCCGGGACGGGTGGAATGGGGCGTGGGACGCGCCGCACCTGGGCCTGGGGCCGGTGTACGGGGCGCGTCCGGGGCGGGCGGAGATCACGCTGCTGGGCGATCCCGCCCGGCCGGCGCTGCGCGAGGGCGCGGTGCGGGCCGTGGCGTGGACCGACGCCGGCGCCGACCTGGCGGAAGGGGAACTGGAGGCGATCCTCACCGCCGCGATGCGGGTGGCCGCGGAGCTGGTGGTGGTGGCCGCCCCCGCGGGCCTGGCCGGGAGAATCGAGTGGCACGCCCGCTCCGACGGGCGCTTCGAGACCCGCAGGCTCCCCTGGGGCAGCGCGGCGGTGGAGTGCGCCGCCGCCCAGGCCGACCGGTTGCCCGAGGTGCGCCCCGAGGTGAGCCGCGCGCTGCGCTCGCAGCGCGGCGCGTGGGCGCGCCTGGCTCGGTCCACGGCCTCCCCGGATTCGGGGCGCACGCTGGTGGTCCTCACGCGCCTGGAGCCCCGGGTGCCCGTGCTCGACAGCCTCTCCGGGCTCCCGGGCTCCGGCCCGGCCGCCGTGGCGGAGGCGCTGGCGCCGGCCCTGCTGTGCCCGGCCTGCGCCGCCGCCGCGGTTTGCGCCACCGGCCGCGAATGCCGTCCGCTGGAGTGCACCGCGTGCGGCGCGGGCGCGGCCGCCGGCCTGCGCGGCTTCCCGGACCTGCGGCCCTCCGCGTGGCGGTGCGACCCGGCCACGAAGCGTCCCGACGCCACCGTGGTGATCCCCGCCTACGGGAAGTCCGAATGGACGCGGCAGTGTCTCGCCTCGCTCTTCTCCGTCCCCGCGGGGGCCAGCTTCGAGGTGGTGGTCGTGGACAACGCCTCGGTGGAGGACCCGCGCGAGGCGCTGGCGGAGTTCCTGCCGCGCATCCGGCTGATCCGCAACCCGGTGAATGTCGGGTTCGCGAGGGCCTGCAACCAGGGCGCGCGCGCGGCCGCCGGTTGCCACGTGCTGCTGCTCAACAACGACACCGAGGCGCACCCGGGCTGGCTCGGGCCGCTGGTGGAGGCGCTGGACCAGGACCCCACGGTGGGGATCGCGGGCAGCAAGCTGCTGTTCCCCGACGGGACCATCCAGCACGCCGGCGTGACGGTGGCCGGCAACCCCGACTTCCCGCAGGGGGTGACCGGGTTCCACATCTACCAGCACGACCCGGCCGGGGCCCCGCACGTGGACCGTCCGCGGGACTTCCAGGTGGTCACCGCGGCGTGCTGCCTGGTTCGCGGGGAATTGTTCGACGCGCTGGGCGGTTTCGATCCCGCCTACTGGAACGGCTTCGAGGACGTGGACCTGTGCTTCCGCGCCCGGGCCCACGGCTTCCGCGTGGTGTACCGACCCCGCAGCGTCCTCACGCACCACGAGTCCATGGGCGGCCCGGAGCGCTTCTCGCGCATGTCGCACAACGCCAAGGTGCTCAACGCCCGGTGGGCGGGGCGGGTGCGGCCCGACGTTCATCCGGTGCATCTCGAGGACGGGTTCCTGACCTGCTGGCGCCGCCGGGGCGGGGGGCCGCGCACGGAGGTGCTGCCCGTCGGCCTCACCTCCGTGGTGCTCCTGCCCGGGCATGGCGTGCGCCAGGCCGCGGAGTGCGCGGAGGCGGTGCGCCGCCACACGACGCTGTCCCACGAAATCCTGGTGGCCTGGGACCCGGGCTGCGGGGCATTCCCCGCGGAGCTGGCGCGGCTGGGTGCGCGCGCGGTCGGGACCGGGTCCGCCCCGGGCCTGTCCCGCGCCGCCAACGCCTCCGTGCGCGCGGCCAAGGGACGCTTCGTGGTGCTGCTCGACGACCGGGCCCGGGTGACCGCCGGGTGGCTCGAGGGGCTCCTGGGGGCGCTGGCCGACCGGGACGCGGCCGGCATGGCCGGCCCGCTGCTGCCGGTGCCCTCCGGCGCCCAGGCGGTCGGCGAGGCGCTCTGCTCGGCCGGGCCGGCGGAGGCCGCGGCGCAGCTGCGCGCGCTGCGGCGGATGGACTACGCGGACACTCCCGGGCTCCGTCCCGAATGCCTGGCGCTCCGGTGCGAGGTGGTGGAGCGCATCGGCGAGCTGGACGAGGCGCTGGACGGGCAGGCGGCCGTGGACGACTTCTGCCTGCGGGCCCGGGAGTCGGGCCTGGGGCTCACGGTGGCCCGCGACACCTACGTGCACGTGGACGGCGGGGACCCGGAGGAAGGCGCGCCTTCGGCGGCGCGGGCGTTCGCCCTCAAGTGGGGCGTGACCGCGGCGGAGTACTTCCTGCTGGGGCACCCGCCGGTGCGCGCCGTGCCGGACCTGCCCGAGGCGGGCGACCCCGCGGTGCGCGCGCTGCTGCGCGCCGCATCGGAAGAGCTCGACGCGGGGCTCGTGCGCGAGGCGGTGGCACGCCTCGAGGCCGCCCACGCCACGGGCGACGGGCCGGCGGAACTGGCGCTGCTGCTGGGGATTGCGCGCTGCGCTTGCGGAGACTTCGAAGCCGGGGCCCGGGAATTCGCGGAGGCCGTGCGACGCGCCCCGCGCTCGCGACGGGCGCTGGGCCACCTGGCCCACGTGCTCCGCCACCTGGGGCGCGGGGAGGAGGCCGCCGGGGCGTTCTCCCGGCTGCTCGAACTGGATCCACAGGATCCTGAGGCGCTGCTGGACACCGGGGACTGCCTGCTCTCCATCGGGCGCACGGACATGGCGGTGCAGTGCTTCCACCTGGCCCGCAAGCTGGCCCCGCGAAACGAGGACATCCACGACCGGCTGCGCCTGCTGGGCGCCGCCGGGGAGGAGGAACTGCCCCTTGCCGGTTGA
- a CDS encoding NAD(P)-dependent oxidoreductase, producing the protein MRGLSAALVGGSGALGHALVAEWLARGHSVRVLGRSEASARGYAELAGREGFLGFSAGAVGNPEELLPVFSERPAVCFWQVPRASAADASPREAFRRVVGEALEVVEACRAHRARLVLAGSSEVLEPYRGREKQSESWPTAARTPRAAALLAAEQLALSCDHTHGLPVSVCRVFGAYGPVPEGEEDDSVIATFARRVARGEKVKIHGDGRQSRDFVHARDVARLLAEMGEDLRVHGTVVHAASGEETRLSELGRSMSAGVGYTFVTHPAPLAEIGRMRGDPSLAARLLRWAPSVTLREGLREMRAWAAADAGRTRDARGAAWRAAS; encoded by the coding sequence GTGCGCGGCCTGAGCGCGGCGTTGGTCGGCGGCTCGGGCGCCCTGGGCCACGCGCTGGTCGCCGAGTGGCTGGCGCGCGGACACTCGGTGCGCGTGCTGGGCAGGTCGGAGGCCTCCGCCCGCGGGTACGCGGAGCTGGCGGGCCGGGAGGGATTCCTGGGTTTCAGCGCGGGCGCCGTGGGCAACCCCGAGGAGCTGCTGCCGGTGTTCTCGGAGCGGCCGGCGGTGTGTTTCTGGCAGGTGCCGCGTGCCTCCGCCGCGGACGCGTCGCCGCGTGAGGCGTTCCGCCGCGTGGTCGGCGAGGCGCTGGAGGTGGTGGAGGCGTGCCGGGCGCACCGGGCGCGGCTGGTGCTCGCGGGCAGCTCCGAGGTGCTGGAGCCCTACCGCGGCCGGGAGAAGCAGTCGGAGTCCTGGCCCACCGCGGCGCGCACACCGCGCGCCGCGGCGCTCCTGGCGGCCGAGCAGCTGGCGCTGTCCTGCGATCACACCCACGGTTTGCCGGTTTCGGTGTGCCGGGTGTTCGGCGCGTACGGCCCCGTTCCCGAAGGGGAGGAGGACGACAGCGTGATCGCCACGTTCGCCCGCCGCGTCGCCCGCGGCGAGAAGGTGAAGATCCACGGCGACGGCCGTCAGAGCCGCGACTTCGTGCACGCCCGGGACGTGGCGCGGCTGCTGGCCGAGATGGGCGAGGATCTCCGCGTGCACGGCACGGTGGTGCACGCCGCCTCCGGCGAGGAGACGCGCCTCTCCGAGCTGGGGCGCTCCATGTCGGCGGGGGTCGGCTACACCTTCGTCACCCACCCCGCGCCGCTGGCCGAGATCGGCCGCATGCGCGGGGACCCCTCGCTCGCGGCGCGGCTGCTGCGCTGGGCCCCGTCGGTGACGCTCCGGGAAGGGCTGCGCGAGATGCGCGCCTGGGCCGCCGCGGACGCGGGCCGAACCCGCGATGCCCGCGGCGCGGCCTGGAGAGCCGCCTCGTGA